Proteins from a genomic interval of Niabella soli DSM 19437:
- a CDS encoding J domain-containing protein yields the protein MKDYYAILGVKPSATLRELKSAYRTLALQYHPDKNPLNSVAASRFQLITEAYQTLTTPQLKEAYLQKRWLHQAMGTPAESTKITPAQLLNAVLKANQALAAADAYRVDKKGLFRELGALIDDEKIMLLNDADQQDINYEVVRWIIDSMHLITYADRQVLLAQLKKIHAGSKAEILIQQKEKEVRAAILWARFQPVLMVLIIILLCVVIAYSM from the coding sequence TTGAAAGACTACTATGCAATACTGGGCGTGAAACCATCGGCCACCTTAAGGGAGCTCAAAAGTGCTTACCGCACTTTAGCGCTGCAGTATCACCCCGACAAAAACCCGCTGAACAGTGTGGCAGCCTCCCGGTTTCAGTTAATAACAGAAGCCTACCAAACCCTTACCACTCCGCAACTTAAAGAAGCCTATTTACAAAAGCGATGGTTGCACCAAGCCATGGGCACCCCGGCGGAATCAACGAAAATCACACCCGCACAACTGCTCAATGCCGTATTAAAAGCCAACCAGGCATTGGCTGCAGCAGATGCCTACCGGGTTGATAAAAAAGGATTGTTCCGGGAACTGGGCGCGCTGATCGATGATGAAAAAATAATGCTCCTTAACGATGCGGATCAGCAAGATATTAATTATGAGGTGGTGCGATGGATCATCGATAGTATGCACCTTATTACTTATGCAGACCGCCAGGTGCTGCTGGCACAATTAAAAAAGATCCACGCCGGCTCAAAGGCTGAAATATTGATTCAACAAAAAGAAAAAGAAGTGCGCGCGGCCATTTTGTGGGCCCGCTTTCAACCCGTTTTGATGGTGTTAATAATTATCCTACTTTGTGTGGTAATCGCCTATTCCATGTAA
- a CDS encoding DUF6600 domain-containing protein, whose amino-acid sequence MKRLITTISFGLFLALALSVSPKTNAQPGIGVSINFQTFYDQLSPYGDWVDYPDYGYAWRPRVGGDFRPYATNGRWVYSDEYDWMWASDYNWGWAPFHYGRWFYDPYYGWMWVPGYDWSPAWVAWRGGGDYYGWAPLRPGISISIGIGNYNPPYDYWTFAPGRYMNSPYISRYYYPYRNNTTIINRTTIINNYYGGRGGRGGRDGYYTNGPRRGDVERYTGRIQSVQVRNVNTPGRATVGRNSVSMYRPAVQRGGDNTRFSPRSVQQYDRSNAGVGRGNSGRGAGNPATSNNGFGRGNVNNGRDQRNQQMQSQRQQQMDTRNQQMQRNQQAQRGQQMQSQRQQQMDMRNQQMQRNQQAQRDQQMQSQRQQQMEMRNQQMQRNQQAQRDQQMQSQRQQQMEMRNQQMQRNQQAQRDQQMQSQRQQQMDVRNQQMQRNQQVQRDQQMQAQRQQQMEMRNQQMQRNQQAQRDQQMQAQRQQQMQQRQQQAQQRQEVQRQQPQVERSAPARSDAGRSGGNGGRGDGRGGRNDGGR is encoded by the coding sequence ATGAAACGACTTATTACCACAATCAGCTTTGGCTTATTCCTGGCGCTGGCTTTGTCAGTTTCTCCAAAAACGAATGCACAGCCGGGCATTGGGGTAAGCATTAACTTTCAGACCTTTTATGATCAATTGAGCCCTTATGGCGATTGGGTCGATTACCCGGACTACGGGTATGCCTGGCGCCCGCGGGTGGGGGGAGATTTTCGACCCTATGCCACTAACGGCCGCTGGGTGTATTCTGATGAATACGACTGGATGTGGGCTTCTGATTACAATTGGGGCTGGGCTCCTTTCCACTATGGTCGTTGGTTCTATGATCCCTATTACGGGTGGATGTGGGTTCCCGGTTATGACTGGTCTCCCGCCTGGGTAGCCTGGCGCGGCGGCGGCGATTATTATGGATGGGCTCCCTTACGCCCGGGCATCAGCATCAGTATTGGCATCGGGAATTATAACCCTCCCTATGACTACTGGACCTTTGCCCCCGGCAGGTATATGAACTCTCCTTATATAAGCCGCTATTATTATCCTTACCGCAACAACACCACTATTATTAATCGCACTACCATTATTAATAATTATTATGGTGGCAGGGGCGGTAGAGGCGGCCGTGACGGATATTATACCAATGGCCCGCGCCGGGGCGATGTGGAACGGTATACCGGCCGTATCCAAAGCGTGCAGGTACGCAATGTGAATACTCCGGGACGTGCAACGGTGGGCCGCAATAGTGTTTCGATGTACCGGCCGGCAGTGCAACGCGGGGGCGACAATACCCGGTTCTCCCCAAGATCGGTGCAGCAATATGATCGTTCCAATGCAGGAGTGGGACGGGGTAATAGCGGCAGGGGCGCCGGCAACCCGGCAACAAGTAATAACGGGTTTGGCAGAGGCAACGTGAACAACGGAAGAGACCAGCGGAACCAGCAAATGCAATCACAGCGCCAGCAACAAATGGATACGCGCAACCAGCAAATGCAACGGAACCAGCAGGCGCAACGCGGTCAGCAAATGCAATCACAACGCCAGCAACAAATGGATATGCGCAACCAGCAAATGCAGCGGAACCAACAGGCGCAACGCGATCAGCAAATGCAATCGCAACGGCAGCAACAGATGGAGATGCGCAACCAGCAAATGCAGCGGAACCAACAGGCGCAACGCGATCAGCAAATGCAATCGCAACGGCAGCAACAGATGGAGATGCGCAACCAGCAAATGCAGCGGAACCAACAGGCGCAACGTGATCAGCAAATGCAATCACAACGCCAGCAACAGATGGACGTGCGCAACCAGCAAATGCAGCGGAACCAACAGGTACAACGCGACCAGCAAATGCAGGCACAGCGGCAACAACAGATGGAGATGCGCAACCAGCAAATGCAGCGGAACCAACAAGCGCAACGCGATCAGCAAATGCAGGCCCAACGGCAGCAGCAAATGCAACAACGCCAGCAACAGGCACAACAACGCCAGGAGGTGCAGCGTCAGCAACCACAGGTAGAAAGAAGTGCACCAGCGAGGTCAGACGCAGGCAGATCCGGTGGCAATGGCGGCCGGGGTGATGGACGCGGGGGCCGGAACGACGGAGGAAGATAA
- the rpmI gene encoding 50S ribosomal protein L35, protein MPKVKTNSSAKKRFKVTATGKITHQKSFKRHILTKKSKKRKRAMRIDGTVDKTNVFFVKRLLRLK, encoded by the coding sequence ATGCCTAAAGTAAAAACAAATTCGAGTGCGAAAAAGCGCTTTAAAGTAACTGCGACTGGCAAGATCACGCACCAAAAGAGTTTCAAACGTCACATTCTGACAAAAAAATCAAAAAAACGTAAACGTGCAATGCGCATTGATGGAACGGTTGATAAAACCAATGTGTTCTTTGTAAAACGTTTATTGCGTTTAAAGTAA
- the rplT gene encoding 50S ribosomal protein L20 → MPRSVNSAASKARRKKILKQAKGFYGKRKNVFTVAKNVVEKGMTYMYVGRKLKKRDYRSLWIARINAAVREEGLTYSVFMNKLKAKQIELDRKVLADLAMNNPEAFKALVASVK, encoded by the coding sequence ATGCCACGTTCAGTAAATTCCGCCGCTTCAAAAGCACGCAGAAAAAAAATATTAAAACAAGCCAAAGGCTTTTATGGCAAACGTAAAAATGTATTTACCGTTGCCAAAAACGTTGTTGAAAAAGGGATGACCTACATGTATGTGGGCCGTAAATTAAAGAAAAGAGATTATCGTTCTTTGTGGATTGCCCGTATTAACGCGGCCGTTCGGGAAGAAGGATTGACCTATTCTGTTTTCATGAACAAATTAAAAGCAAAGCAAATTGAGCTGGACCGTAAGGTGCTGGCCGATTTAGCGATGAACAACCCCGAAGCGTTCAAAGCGCTGGTTGCTTCAGTTAAATAA
- a CDS encoding type III PLP-dependent enzyme domain-containing protein produces MNNSYLGLVDQTFNFPQEGIEVEDSYLKFNGIDLKALIKKHGTPLKISYLPKIGININKAKQYFATAMKRHKYEGKYFYCYCTKSSHFSFVVEEALKHDIHLETSFAYDIDIINQLYKRRKITKDINIVCNGFKQKAYTSRIAKLINSGFKNVIPVLDNKEELQLYKRSIKSKEPFKLGIRIAAEEEPTFPFYTSRLGIRAKDVLEFYVDEIEGYEDKFQLKMLHIFLNKGIKDDIYYWSELRKSINLYCQLKKICPELDSLNIGGGFPIKHSLAFEYDYQFMINEIISNIKSACKKAKVPVPNIYTEFGSYTVGESMAHIYSVIGEKTQNDRETWYMIDSSFITTLPDTWGIGEKFLMLPVNKWNNEYQRVVLGGITCDGHDYYDSEEHINEVFLPKLKNDNGVGGLGVPAIEHTPKNAESDAEPLYVGFFHTGAYQDQISGYGGIKHCLIPSPKHIILEYDKNGKLIEWVYAKQQTAQSMLKILGYLR; encoded by the coding sequence ATGAATAATTCATACTTAGGCCTGGTTGATCAAACGTTTAACTTTCCGCAGGAAGGAATTGAAGTGGAAGACAGCTATCTCAAATTTAATGGTATTGATCTGAAAGCCCTGATCAAAAAACATGGTACGCCTTTAAAAATAAGTTACCTGCCCAAGATCGGGATCAACATCAATAAGGCAAAACAATATTTTGCTACCGCCATGAAGCGGCATAAATATGAGGGCAAATATTTTTATTGTTATTGCACTAAAAGCTCTCATTTTTCTTTTGTAGTGGAAGAGGCGCTGAAGCATGATATTCACCTGGAAACATCCTTCGCTTATGATATTGATATCATCAATCAATTATATAAACGAAGAAAGATAACAAAGGATATCAATATTGTTTGTAACGGCTTTAAACAAAAAGCGTACACGTCACGTATTGCCAAACTCATCAACAGCGGATTTAAAAATGTGATCCCGGTACTGGATAACAAAGAAGAACTGCAACTCTATAAAAGAAGCATAAAAAGCAAAGAGCCGTTTAAACTGGGCATACGCATTGCCGCTGAGGAAGAGCCTACTTTCCCCTTTTACACGTCGCGCCTGGGCATCCGCGCAAAGGATGTACTGGAGTTTTACGTGGATGAGATTGAAGGCTACGAGGATAAGTTCCAGTTGAAAATGCTCCATATCTTTTTGAATAAGGGGATAAAAGATGATATTTATTACTGGAGTGAACTGCGCAAAAGCATTAACCTGTATTGCCAGTTGAAAAAGATCTGTCCCGAACTGGATTCGTTAAACATCGGCGGCGGATTCCCTATTAAGCACAGCCTGGCTTTTGAGTATGATTACCAGTTTATGATCAACGAGATCATCAGCAATATCAAATCGGCCTGTAAAAAAGCCAAGGTGCCGGTGCCCAATATATACACCGAATTCGGAAGTTATACCGTGGGAGAAAGCATGGCGCATATTTACAGCGTGATTGGTGAGAAGACACAAAACGACCGCGAGACCTGGTATATGATCGATTCTTCCTTTATTACCACCCTGCCCGATACCTGGGGTATTGGTGAAAAATTCCTGATGCTGCCGGTAAACAAATGGAACAACGAATACCAGCGCGTGGTGCTGGGAGGCATTACCTGCGACGGGCATGATTATTATGATTCGGAAGAGCATATCAATGAAGTGTTCCTGCCCAAACTAAAAAATGATAACGGGGTGGGGGGGCTCGGTGTTCCGGCCATTGAGCACACGCCTAAAAACGCAGAAAGTGATGCCGAACCTTTATATGTAGGCTTTTTTCATACCGGGGCCTACCAGGACCAGATCAGCGGGTATGGTGGAATCAAGCACTGCCTCATCCCATCGCCCAAGCATATTATCCTGGAGTATGATAAAAACGGCAAACTGATTGAATGGGTATATGCCAAACAACAGACCGCACAAAGTATGCTGAAGATACTGGGCTATTTGAGGTAG
- a CDS encoding META domain-containing protein, producing the protein MKTLFIYLSLWLLASCAPKAQQGPFNPRALSRQWMLTKMEGFTKEELAKAGAFIDLTDLKKTNGKAGCNRIGFSTKAEANGHIQFSGVLSTRMYCAPFMKLEGAFIELLKHISIYKVEGHRIRFYNAKNKLLAEAVAADWD; encoded by the coding sequence ATGAAAACCCTGTTTATTTATCTCTCCTTGTGGCTATTAGCTTCCTGCGCGCCCAAAGCTCAGCAAGGCCCCTTTAACCCCCGGGCATTAAGCCGCCAATGGATGCTTACAAAAATGGAAGGCTTTACAAAAGAGGAGCTGGCCAAAGCCGGCGCCTTTATTGACCTGACAGATTTGAAAAAAACAAATGGGAAAGCAGGCTGTAACCGCATCGGGTTTAGCACTAAGGCGGAGGCTAACGGTCATATTCAATTTTCCGGCGTATTATCTACCCGCATGTATTGCGCACCGTTTATGAAGCTGGAAGGCGCTTTTATAGAGCTGCTGAAACATATTTCAATTTATAAAGTGGAAGGCCATCGCATCCGGTTCTATAATGCAAAAAATAAACTGCTGGCGGAAGCCGTCGCGGCGGACTGGGATTGA
- the fusA gene encoding elongation factor G: protein MADLKFQRNFGIAAHIDAGKTTTTERILRYTGMIHRIGEVHEGAATTDWMEQEKERGITITSAAVSCQWNFPTDKGKVSPDTKKYSFNIIDTPGHVDFTVEVERSMRVLDGLIALFSAVDGVEPQSETVWRQANRYRVPRIGFVNKMDRQGADFLNVVKQVKEMLGAKAVPLQLPIGAEDNFKGVVDLIKNTGIIWDDATEGMTYTEVPIPEDMKAEVEEWRAHLIEAVAEYDDQLMEKFFDDPNTISEDEIHEAIRKAAIDLSIVPMMCGSSFKNKGVQTALDAVCRYLPSPVDVEAIEGHDPNDPEKVLTRKPDAKEPFAALAFKIMTDPFVGRLAFFRCYSGHLDAGSYVLNVRSGKKERISRIMKMFANKQNPIDFIEAGDIGAAVGFKEIKTGDTLCDEDHPIVLENMFIPEPVISVAVEPKTQADVDKMGMAIAKLVEEDPTLRVKTDEDTGQTILSGMGELHLEIIVDRMRREFKVEVNQGAPQVAYKEAFNATIEHRETLKKQTGGRGKFADIQFSLGPVDEEWKKENPDKNYQFVNDIFGGSIPREFVPAIQKGFETSMTSGVLANYPVDNMKIRVFDGSFHAVDSDSMSFELCAKQGFREAARKAKPILLEPIMKVEVITPEQYMGDVTGDLNRRRGMMEGMDTRAGAQVIKAQVPLSEMFGYVTQLRSLSSGRASSTMEFSHYAPAPNNIAEEVIAKVKGKVTA from the coding sequence ATGGCAGATTTAAAATTTCAACGAAACTTTGGTATTGCCGCTCACATTGATGCTGGTAAAACCACTACAACGGAGCGTATTTTACGTTACACCGGTATGATTCACAGAATTGGTGAAGTGCACGAAGGTGCGGCTACCACCGACTGGATGGAACAGGAAAAAGAACGCGGTATCACTATTACTTCTGCTGCTGTAAGCTGTCAGTGGAACTTCCCCACAGATAAAGGAAAAGTTTCTCCTGATACAAAAAAATATTCTTTTAACATTATCGATACTCCGGGCCACGTGGACTTTACCGTTGAGGTAGAGCGTTCCATGCGCGTACTGGATGGTCTGATCGCCCTGTTTTCAGCGGTTGATGGTGTGGAGCCTCAGTCTGAAACCGTATGGCGCCAGGCAAACCGTTACCGCGTACCGCGTATCGGTTTTGTAAATAAAATGGACCGCCAGGGTGCCGACTTCCTGAACGTGGTAAAACAGGTTAAGGAAATGCTGGGCGCGAAAGCGGTTCCCCTGCAATTACCTATCGGCGCTGAAGATAATTTCAAGGGCGTGGTAGACCTGATCAAGAACACCGGTATTATCTGGGATGACGCTACTGAAGGTATGACGTATACTGAAGTGCCGATCCCTGAGGATATGAAAGCGGAAGTAGAAGAATGGAGAGCGCACCTGATCGAGGCCGTAGCTGAATACGACGATCAGTTAATGGAGAAATTCTTTGACGATCCGAATACTATTTCTGAAGACGAAATTCATGAAGCGATCCGTAAAGCGGCGATCGACCTGAGCATTGTGCCGATGATGTGCGGTTCTTCTTTCAAAAATAAAGGGGTACAAACAGCATTGGATGCGGTTTGTCGCTACCTGCCTTCTCCGGTAGATGTGGAAGCCATCGAAGGGCACGATCCTAATGATCCTGAAAAAGTATTAACCAGAAAACCTGATGCAAAAGAACCTTTTGCGGCATTGGCGTTCAAGATCATGACCGATCCTTTCGTAGGTCGTTTGGCGTTCTTCCGTTGTTACAGCGGTCACCTGGATGCAGGTTCTTATGTATTGAATGTAAGAAGCGGTAAAAAAGAGCGGATCAGCCGTATCATGAAGATGTTTGCCAACAAACAAAACCCGATCGATTTTATCGAGGCAGGCGATATTGGCGCGGCAGTTGGTTTTAAAGAAATTAAAACAGGGGATACCCTTTGCGATGAAGATCATCCGATCGTTCTGGAAAACATGTTCATCCCTGAGCCGGTGATCTCTGTTGCGGTAGAACCTAAAACCCAGGCCGACGTTGATAAAATGGGTATGGCCATCGCGAAGCTGGTAGAGGAAGATCCGACACTGCGTGTAAAGACAGACGAAGATACGGGTCAGACGATCCTGAGCGGGATGGGTGAACTGCACCTGGAGATCATCGTGGACCGTATGCGTCGCGAATTTAAAGTAGAAGTAAACCAGGGTGCGCCCCAGGTTGCCTATAAAGAAGCATTCAATGCTACTATTGAGCACAGGGAAACATTAAAGAAACAAACCGGTGGTCGTGGTAAATTTGCCGACATCCAGTTTAGCCTGGGCCCTGTTGATGAAGAGTGGAAAAAAGAAAACCCTGATAAGAACTACCAGTTCGTTAACGACATTTTCGGAGGTTCTATTCCAAGGGAATTTGTTCCGGCTATTCAGAAAGGTTTTGAAACCTCTATGACCAGCGGTGTGCTGGCCAACTATCCGGTAGACAATATGAAGATCCGTGTATTTGACGGAAGCTTCCACGCGGTGGATTCTGATTCTATGTCTTTTGAATTGTGTGCGAAACAAGGCTTCCGTGAAGCAGCCCGCAAAGCGAAGCCCATCCTGCTGGAGCCGATCATGAAAGTAGAAGTGATCACTCCCGAGCAATACATGGGTGATGTAACGGGTGACCTGAACCGTCGCCGCGGTATGATGGAAGGTATGGATACCCGTGCAGGGGCGCAGGTGATCAAAGCCCAGGTGCCTTTGAGCGAAATGTTTGGTTATGTAACCCAACTGCGTTCGTTGAGCTCCGGCCGTGCTTCCAGCACTATGGAATTCTCGCATTATGCTCCGGCGCCTAATAACATCGCCGAAGAGGTGATCGCAAAAGTAAAAGGAAAAGTTACTGCATAA
- a CDS encoding (4Fe-4S)-binding protein — protein MAIKEYSNGEIVIIWKSDLCIHSGICVKTLPDVYHPKDSPWITPQNATTEALKAQIAQCPSGALSWREATPKDDQ, from the coding sequence ATGGCAATAAAAGAATATTCGAACGGTGAGATCGTGATCATATGGAAATCGGATCTCTGTATCCATTCCGGCATTTGTGTAAAAACCCTGCCGGATGTTTATCATCCTAAAGATTCTCCCTGGATCACGCCCCAAAATGCGACCACCGAAGCGTTAAAAGCGCAGATTGCCCAATGTCCTTCCGGCGCCCTCTCCTGGCGTGAAGCAACTCCCAAAGACGATCAATAA
- a CDS encoding GNAT family N-acetyltransferase, protein MEIIQEDDGRKGAFKAITDGIPAGEMTYVWAGDTRFIIDHTEVDARFNGRGVGKQLLMKAVAFARDRQLKILPLCPFAKAMFAKIKEIGDVLS, encoded by the coding sequence GTGGAGATCATTCAGGAAGACGATGGACGAAAGGGCGCTTTTAAGGCGATAACAGATGGGATACCTGCAGGAGAGATGACTTATGTGTGGGCTGGCGACACCCGGTTTATCATCGATCATACGGAAGTGGATGCCCGCTTTAATGGAAGAGGAGTAGGAAAACAATTGCTAATGAAAGCCGTTGCATTTGCCAGGGACAGGCAACTTAAAATATTGCCGCTCTGTCCGTTTGCAAAAGCAATGTTTGCGAAGATCAAAGAGATTGGCGATGTGCTGTCTTGA
- a CDS encoding lysophospholipid acyltransferase family protein — protein MSKRKGRLRNVNIVRKFVHFTVGMFTYPGIALFNKLRIQGIENLKDLPSHNVLFVSNHQTYFVDVITFFHILSARKWGKKERLGLPYYLLNPYTRVNYVAAEQTMKSSWLSRLFLLAGGLTVKRTWNENSSEKRTGLDPSDTRKIQRALDSNWVITFPQGTTTPYAPARKGTALIVKHHKPIVIPVIINGFSRAFNKTGVGMKRRGSLLTVTFKAPLKIDYEASTNDITDQLMNAIEQSKKFMPEVLKGE, from the coding sequence ATGAGCAAACGGAAGGGGCGCCTGCGGAATGTCAATATTGTAAGGAAGTTTGTTCATTTTACAGTGGGGATGTTTACCTATCCCGGTATTGCCCTGTTCAATAAATTAAGAATACAGGGCATAGAAAATCTGAAAGACCTTCCTTCACACAACGTTTTATTTGTAAGCAATCATCAGACTTACTTCGTGGATGTGATCACTTTTTTTCACATCCTTTCCGCCCGTAAATGGGGGAAGAAGGAACGGTTGGGTCTGCCGTATTACCTGTTAAACCCTTATACCCGCGTGAACTATGTAGCAGCCGAACAAACGATGAAAAGCAGTTGGCTGAGCCGCCTGTTTTTATTGGCGGGCGGGCTAACGGTGAAACGCACCTGGAATGAAAACAGCAGTGAAAAGCGGACCGGGCTGGATCCTTCTGATACCCGTAAAATACAACGCGCTTTAGACAGCAATTGGGTGATCACTTTTCCCCAGGGAACCACAACGCCCTATGCGCCCGCGCGGAAGGGAACTGCTTTAATCGTAAAACATCACAAGCCCATTGTTATACCTGTGATCATTAACGGGTTTTCCAGGGCATTCAATAAAACGGGGGTGGGAATGAAACGCAGGGGGAGCCTGCTAACCGTTACCTTTAAAGCACCTTTGAAAATTGACTACGAGGCATCCACCAACGACATCACGGATCAGTTGATGAATGCTATTGAGCAAAGCAAAAAGTTTATGCCGGAAGTGTTGAAAGGTGAATAG
- a CDS encoding DUF2200 domain-containing protein gives MKITNEHNERIAKMSFASVYPHYVKKVEGKARTKQELHQVIEWLTGFDEKKLQELIDEKASFETFFEKATLNPNAHLITGVICGYRVEAIEDPLTQKVRYLDKLVDELAKGRKMDKILRS, from the coding sequence ATGAAAATAACTAATGAGCACAATGAACGAATCGCTAAGATGAGCTTCGCATCAGTATATCCCCATTATGTAAAAAAGGTGGAAGGAAAGGCCCGGACCAAACAAGAGCTGCACCAGGTTATAGAATGGCTGACGGGTTTTGATGAAAAGAAATTGCAGGAACTGATTGACGAAAAGGCGTCTTTTGAAACCTTTTTCGAGAAAGCGACACTGAACCCCAATGCGCATTTGATCACCGGCGTTATCTGCGGCTACCGGGTCGAAGCAATCGAAGATCCATTGACGCAAAAAGTAAGATACTTAGATAAGCTGGTGGACGAATTAGCCAAAGGACGAAAAATGGATAAAATTTTAAGAAGCTAG
- a CDS encoding right-handed parallel beta-helix repeat-containing protein yields the protein MQIVVKIRNKLSTWSVISTACQRFFIVSAFVHLLSAGTFEAFAHNRDTPKPENSMTGHFHSFICSGTGYPGCAMEIPAPLNSPEVNPISQAVINVALLGAKGDGNTDNQKVLNKIFNNLQPGQTVYFPKGNYLIDGPVIIKNKNNLIIKGDGATSRLFVKGQLTGTSKTTFFSTLSIDECNKLTIENLCIESKGENWGDADAASKFSLPDQKTAWLINKGGHALLITRSTNISVNAVIGRFCGSTGVFYASSCDLVRFTNCFANAASLGYAGFAIDNFANTNATFLPKRRYSFVNCKVSSEQSKFGQYAAKGGIVMEGDPDRILNCTIDGGVFENCYTGENNKSLGAAISAENTNLYAKGVKGINNFVGLRLFTRTEVKNKVNVTITNCSFQSNKFCGLYIASASSGGGLITINNSKFGQNRTSVWASSTSQPLYNKASAIISAGYMKSQQLKFDNCEFTGGNQYIYAAGRSNIAINQSRFSGASDSTMNFYGGGNIAIQNNVIEGRTPIKVRHYNDERSYSSEVQLKITDNKLKGMPNTAADLKGIPEKFVTSKSILSNSSLLSTNNVNNTQYRKITSVRFIRLGLQATNTFLVGEISQPVDLSRAKFIRTSNSQIVEILQITYPFEKLNSRIKVVLAGDVRKTFLTEKTFDLLTN from the coding sequence ATGCAAATAGTCGTCAAAATCAGAAATAAACTCTCTACCTGGTCGGTAATATCAACTGCCTGCCAGAGATTTTTTATTGTTTCGGCCTTTGTTCATCTTTTAAGCGCCGGCACTTTTGAAGCCTTTGCGCATAATAGGGATACTCCGAAACCGGAGAATAGCATGACAGGTCATTTTCATTCTTTCATCTGCAGCGGAACCGGATATCCAGGATGTGCAATGGAGATCCCCGCTCCTTTAAATAGTCCAGAAGTCAATCCGATTTCACAGGCTGTGATAAACGTTGCGCTGCTTGGCGCAAAGGGAGATGGCAATACGGATAACCAGAAAGTACTGAATAAAATTTTCAACAATCTGCAACCCGGGCAAACAGTGTATTTTCCTAAAGGAAACTATCTGATCGATGGACCGGTTATCATTAAAAATAAAAATAACCTGATCATAAAAGGTGATGGAGCAACAAGCAGGTTGTTTGTCAAAGGCCAATTGACGGGAACTTCAAAAACCACTTTTTTTTCAACGCTTAGTATTGATGAGTGTAATAAACTCACTATTGAAAACCTTTGTATTGAAAGTAAGGGCGAAAACTGGGGTGACGCCGATGCCGCTTCAAAATTTTCTCTTCCTGATCAAAAAACGGCATGGCTCATCAACAAAGGAGGCCATGCCCTGTTAATAACACGCAGCACAAATATATCTGTCAATGCTGTAATTGGCCGTTTCTGTGGATCCACTGGTGTATTTTATGCCAGCTCTTGTGACCTGGTACGTTTCACAAATTGTTTTGCAAATGCTGCATCATTAGGATACGCGGGGTTTGCTATAGATAATTTTGCGAACACAAACGCTACTTTTCTTCCCAAAAGAAGATACTCATTTGTTAACTGTAAAGTAAGTTCGGAACAATCTAAGTTTGGCCAGTACGCAGCAAAAGGAGGCATTGTTATGGAAGGAGATCCTGACCGCATTCTAAACTGTACAATAGATGGTGGAGTGTTTGAAAATTGTTATACAGGAGAAAACAACAAAAGTCTCGGGGCTGCTATTTCAGCTGAGAACACGAATCTTTACGCAAAAGGGGTCAAAGGTATAAACAATTTTGTCGGGCTTAGATTGTTCACCAGAACTGAAGTAAAGAACAAAGTGAATGTAACCATTACCAATTGTTCGTTTCAAAGCAATAAATTCTGTGGACTGTATATAGCCTCGGCATCCTCCGGGGGTGGTTTGATTACTATTAATAATTCTAAATTTGGTCAAAACCGAACCAGTGTGTGGGCATCATCTACTTCGCAGCCACTGTATAATAAAGCTTCAGCGATCATCAGCGCGGGCTATATGAAATCCCAACAACTAAAATTCGACAACTGCGAATTTACAGGAGGAAATCAATATATATATGCAGCAGGCAGAAGTAATATCGCTATAAATCAATCAAGATTTTCCGGCGCGTCAGACTCCACCATGAATTTTTATGGGGGCGGCAATATTGCTATTCAAAATAATGTCATTGAAGGCCGCACACCAATTAAAGTGAGGCATTATAACGATGAAAGAAGCTACTCGTCCGAAGTGCAGCTAAAAATCACGGACAACAAGCTAAAAGGGATGCCAAACACTGCTGCAGATTTAAAAGGAATCCCCGAAAAGTTTGTTACATCGAAAAGTATTCTGTCGAATTCCAGCCTCCTATCAACAAACAATGTGAATAACACGCAATATCGAAAAATAACTTCGGTTCGTTTTATAAGACTGGGACTCCAGGCAACCAATACTTTTCTGGTCGGAGAGATTTCTCAACCTGTTGATTTGTCCAGGGCAAAATTCATACGAACCAGTAATTCACAAATAGTTGAGATATTACAAATCACCTATCCTTTCGAAAAACTAAACTCAAGAATAAAAGTAGTTCTGGCCGGGGATGTTAGAAAAACATTTCTCACTGAAAAAACCTTCGATCTTTTAACCAATTAG